A portion of the Elusimicrobiota bacterium genome contains these proteins:
- a CDS encoding TVP38/TMEM64 family protein: MREFLASALAWTAAAGPLGQAAFVGLYVLATVAFLPGSVLTLGAGAAFGLWKGFILVSIGSTVGASAAFLVGRYLLRDWVSRKLENVPAFGAIAGAVGQEGWKVVLLTRLSPVLPFNLLNYAYGLTTVGFGEYVLASWLGMIPGTFLYVYLGAVAGEAARGGSRARTPAEWALYAGGLAATAVAAWLVGRTAKRALSAKTAPNAKEK; the protein is encoded by the coding sequence ATGAGGGAGTTCCTGGCGTCGGCGCTGGCGTGGACCGCGGCCGCCGGTCCCCTGGGACAGGCGGCTTTCGTGGGGCTTTACGTCCTGGCCACCGTGGCCTTCCTGCCCGGCTCGGTGTTGACCTTGGGGGCGGGCGCGGCCTTCGGCCTTTGGAAGGGATTCATTTTGGTCTCGATCGGCTCGACCGTGGGGGCGAGCGCCGCGTTCCTGGTGGGGCGCTACCTGCTGCGGGACTGGGTTTCCCGTAAGCTGGAGAACGTCCCCGCGTTCGGCGCGATCGCAGGAGCCGTGGGCCAGGAGGGCTGGAAGGTCGTGCTTCTGACGCGCCTGTCGCCCGTGCTGCCGTTCAACCTGCTCAACTACGCCTACGGCCTGACCACGGTGGGCTTCGGGGAATACGTCCTGGCTTCTTGGCTCGGGATGATCCCGGGCACCTTCTTGTACGTCTACCTCGGCGCCGTCGCCGGCGAAGCCGCGCGGGGTGGCTCTCGCGCGCGCACGCCCGCCGAGTGGGCGCTGTACGCGGGGGGGCTGGCCGCCACCGCCGTCGCCGCCTGGCTGGTGGGCCGCACCGCCAAGCGCGCGCTGTCCGCCAAGACGGCGCCGAACGCAAAGGAGAAATGA
- a CDS encoding mercuric reductase — protein MSNDLISPMDEHNRKLLSNVHPPDWVNPEPAGRYNLVVIGGGTAGLVTAVGAAGLGAKVALIEKHLMGGDCLNVGCVPSKALISASRAAARVRSAGEFGVKVPDGVTVDFPAVMERLRRLRADISRNDSAARFKSLGVDVFVGQGRFTGSDSVEVGGKTLRFAKAVIATGARAVTLPIPGLKESGALTNETVFNLTELPKRLLVIGAGPIGVEMAQAFARLGSQVTLFEALHGILNREDQDAAELVRKSLDRDKVEFLCCVDIERVERSGAVSTAHFKSKHGPSGTKEFDAVLVGVGRAPNVEGLELDAVGVAFDKTGVKVDDQLRTTNPNIYAAGDICLAPKFTHTADFAARIVIQNALFMGRKRFSALTIPWCTYTDPEIAHVGLYEKEALARGLKVRTFVQKLDEVDRAILDGESEGFVKVHVEDGTDKILGATIVASHAGDMIGEISVAMNNGVGLSGIGATIHPYPTQAEAVRKLGDAYNRTRLTPFAKSALGAWLRWSR, from the coding sequence ATGTCGAACGACCTGATCTCGCCCATGGACGAGCACAACCGCAAGCTTCTGTCCAACGTCCATCCGCCGGACTGGGTCAACCCCGAGCCCGCGGGGCGCTACAATCTCGTCGTCATCGGAGGCGGGACGGCCGGGCTCGTCACCGCCGTCGGCGCGGCGGGCCTGGGCGCCAAGGTCGCCCTGATCGAGAAGCACCTGATGGGCGGCGACTGCCTCAACGTCGGGTGCGTGCCGTCGAAGGCCCTGATCTCCGCTTCGCGCGCCGCCGCCCGGGTCCGGAGCGCGGGAGAGTTCGGCGTCAAGGTTCCGGACGGCGTGACGGTGGATTTCCCGGCGGTGATGGAGCGCCTGCGTCGTCTGCGCGCGGACATCAGCAGGAACGACTCGGCGGCGCGCTTCAAGAGTCTCGGGGTCGACGTGTTCGTCGGCCAGGGCCGGTTCACGGGCTCGGACAGCGTCGAGGTCGGCGGCAAGACCTTGCGCTTCGCCAAAGCCGTGATCGCCACGGGCGCGCGCGCAGTGACCTTGCCCATCCCCGGTCTCAAGGAGTCCGGGGCGCTGACCAACGAGACGGTGTTCAACCTCACCGAACTGCCCAAGCGCCTGCTCGTCATCGGCGCCGGCCCCATCGGCGTGGAGATGGCTCAGGCCTTCGCGCGCCTGGGCTCCCAGGTGACTTTGTTCGAGGCCCTGCACGGCATCCTCAACCGGGAGGACCAGGACGCCGCCGAGCTCGTGCGCAAGTCCCTCGACCGCGACAAGGTCGAGTTCCTGTGCTGCGTCGACATCGAGCGAGTCGAGCGCTCCGGCGCCGTGAGCACGGCGCATTTTAAGAGCAAACACGGGCCTTCCGGCACGAAGGAATTCGACGCGGTCCTCGTCGGCGTAGGGCGCGCGCCCAACGTCGAAGGCCTCGAGCTCGACGCGGTCGGCGTGGCCTTCGACAAGACCGGCGTCAAGGTCGACGATCAGCTGCGCACGACGAACCCGAACATCTACGCCGCGGGCGACATCTGCCTGGCGCCGAAGTTCACCCACACCGCCGATTTCGCGGCGCGCATCGTGATCCAGAACGCGCTGTTCATGGGGCGCAAGCGCTTCAGCGCGCTGACCATCCCCTGGTGCACCTACACCGATCCCGAGATCGCCCACGTCGGCCTGTACGAGAAGGAGGCGCTGGCCAGGGGGCTCAAGGTCCGGACCTTCGTCCAGAAGCTCGACGAGGTGGACCGCGCCATCCTCGACGGCGAATCCGAGGGGTTCGTGAAAGTCCATGTCGAGGACGGGACCGATAAGATCCTGGGCGCCACCATCGTCGCCTCTCACGCGGGCGACATGATCGGCGAGATCTCGGTGGCGATGAACAACGGCGTCGGGCTTTCCGGCATCGGGGCGACCATCCACCCGTACCCGACCCAGGCCGAGGCCGTGCGCAAGCTCGGCGACGCCTACAACCGCACGCGCCTGACGCCTTTCGCCAAGTCCGCGCTCGGCGCCTGGCTGCGATGGAGCCGGTAG
- a CDS encoding DUF547 domain-containing protein — MNRSILIVSLILSTGEVSRAAEPDGARARLNATLAARVLEGRVDYAGLKKDSSGLDAWLAAAAAADEDEFKGRPRDQRLAFLINLYNAATLRLILDRYPIASIRDIGPAWDPNKAWKLPAVKAFGRTVTLNQLEHEMIRPVYNEPRVHFALVCAAKGCPPLRSESYDGTRLDAQLDDQARTFLSQRAKNDASKAGETAYLSPIFKWYMKDFGGSKKAVLRYVKKWLPVEEGWAVDWTAYDWALNEDKK, encoded by the coding sequence ATGAACCGCTCGATCCTCATCGTTTCCCTGATCCTGTCGACGGGCGAAGTCTCTCGGGCCGCGGAGCCCGACGGAGCGCGAGCGCGATTGAACGCGACGCTCGCGGCGCGGGTGCTCGAGGGCCGCGTCGACTACGCCGGCCTCAAGAAGGACTCGTCCGGCCTGGACGCCTGGCTCGCCGCCGCCGCCGCGGCCGACGAGGACGAATTCAAGGGCCGGCCGCGAGATCAGCGGCTGGCCTTCCTGATCAACCTGTACAACGCCGCGACCCTGCGCCTCATACTGGACCGCTATCCGATCGCCTCCATCCGGGACATCGGACCGGCATGGGACCCGAACAAGGCCTGGAAGCTCCCGGCGGTGAAGGCGTTCGGGCGGACCGTCACGCTCAACCAGCTCGAGCACGAGATGATCCGCCCGGTCTATAACGAGCCGCGCGTCCATTTCGCGCTCGTTTGCGCGGCCAAGGGCTGCCCGCCCCTGCGCTCCGAGTCCTACGACGGGACGCGGCTCGACGCGCAGCTCGACGATCAGGCCCGGACCTTCCTGTCTCAGAGGGCCAAGAACGACGCCAGCAAGGCGGGGGAGACGGCCTATCTTTCCCCGATCTTCAAATGGTACATGAAGGACTTCGGCGGCTCGAAGAAAGCCGTCCTGAGATACGTGAAGAAGTGGCTGCCGGTCGAGGAAGGCTGGGCGGTCGATTGGACGGCGTACGATTGGGCGCTCAACGAGGATAAGAAATGA
- a CDS encoding electron transfer flavoprotein subunit alpha/FixB family protein: MANGILVVVIPSRGTLSPSSYELLGAGKVLADALKQPLLAAVVGGNAAALAGDVASRGVAKAFTVEHASLKDFTEEAYAKAAAAAAEKSGAARVILPSTIAGRALAARLAVHLKAGLATDVTEILSDGRVRRGYYGGNLIAEVEFKTPVGVLTVAPMTFPRAETAGAAAPVEAVAFDPGAPKTEFVSFQGETSREIDLGAAEKVVAGGFGLGSAEGFKPLFDLAHALGAAVGASRRAVDSGWIPYKHQVGLTGRTVRPKLYVAIGISGQIQHLAGMASSGTIIAINTDKDCPLMQMASISVQGEYAELLPLITNEIKARKGHAVPA, from the coding sequence ATGGCCAACGGAATCCTCGTCGTCGTCATCCCCTCGCGGGGAACGCTGTCGCCGTCCTCGTACGAGCTCCTCGGCGCCGGCAAGGTCCTGGCCGACGCGCTCAAGCAGCCGCTGCTGGCCGCCGTCGTCGGCGGCAACGCCGCCGCCCTCGCGGGCGACGTCGCCTCGCGCGGCGTCGCCAAGGCGTTCACCGTGGAGCACGCCTCGCTCAAGGACTTCACCGAGGAGGCCTACGCGAAGGCCGCCGCCGCCGCCGCGGAGAAGTCCGGCGCCGCGCGCGTCATCCTGCCCTCCACGATCGCGGGCCGCGCGCTCGCCGCGCGCCTGGCGGTCCATCTCAAGGCCGGGCTGGCGACCGACGTCACCGAGATCCTCTCGGACGGCCGAGTCCGCCGCGGCTACTACGGCGGAAACCTCATCGCCGAGGTCGAGTTCAAGACGCCCGTCGGCGTGCTGACCGTCGCCCCGATGACCTTCCCCCGCGCCGAGACCGCGGGCGCCGCCGCCCCCGTCGAGGCCGTCGCCTTCGACCCGGGCGCGCCCAAGACCGAGTTCGTCTCCTTCCAGGGAGAGACCTCCCGGGAGATCGACCTCGGCGCCGCCGAGAAGGTCGTCGCCGGCGGCTTCGGCCTCGGCTCCGCCGAGGGCTTCAAGCCCCTCTTCGACCTGGCCCACGCCCTCGGCGCCGCCGTCGGCGCGAGCCGCCGCGCGGTGGACTCGGGCTGGATTCCCTACAAGCATCAAGTCGGCCTGACCGGCCGCACCGTCCGCCCGAAGCTGTACGTGGCGATCGGCATCTCCGGCCAGATCCAGCACCTGGCGGGCATGGCCTCCTCCGGGACCATTATCGCCATCAACACGGACAAGGACTGCCCGCTGATGCAGATGGCCTCGATCTCCGTCCAGGGCGAGTACGCCGAGCTCCTCCCCCTCATCACCAACGAGATCAAGGCCCGCAAAGGCCACGCCGTCCCGGCCTAG
- a CDS encoding BamA/TamA family outer membrane protein translates to MAAVFAALLFLLVPPLRATTVSRIEVEGARTRTETILALLDTRPGEPFDPAAWERDLRRLRNLDYFYDVEGAAAESDGKVDLTLRLRNKHSTLPVFKFKRGGGSSLITAGLYEINFLDRLLEVGGQYERFNGQPGYALWFRHPYFLSRRNRLGTEVLSHMIDLPLLTDKGAEEAFFSNQETRWNGRLQRELTERLRLGLELSVYRNEFARDDATPAMAAANDAFLRSRGLRSGRTVSLTPSVTVGRLDRDRHHVVGHEGFAQAELAHRAFGSDFGFAKGLLGAAGGWRPAERWNLVYQARLGSKTGREFQHKFYLGGLDTARGFLDRQFRGEHMWLANLEARPTLVDKPLWVLQGALFTDLAKTWDARNFGTEGFGDPIFSYGIGARVIFPRVYRAILRLDAARTQRPVRQTGVSLGLQQFF, encoded by the coding sequence ATGGCCGCCGTCTTCGCCGCCCTGCTCTTTCTTCTCGTCCCGCCGCTGCGCGCGACGACGGTCTCGCGCATCGAGGTCGAAGGCGCGCGTACGCGGACGGAGACCATCCTCGCGCTGCTCGACACCCGGCCGGGCGAGCCGTTCGACCCGGCCGCGTGGGAGCGGGACCTGCGGCGCCTGCGCAACCTCGACTACTTCTACGACGTGGAGGGCGCGGCCGCCGAGTCCGACGGGAAGGTCGACCTGACGCTGCGGCTGCGCAACAAGCACTCCACCTTGCCGGTGTTCAAGTTCAAGCGCGGGGGAGGGTCTTCCCTCATCACCGCCGGGCTGTACGAAATCAACTTCCTCGACCGCCTGCTCGAGGTCGGCGGCCAGTACGAGCGGTTCAACGGCCAGCCCGGTTACGCGCTGTGGTTCCGCCATCCCTATTTCCTGTCGCGCCGCAACCGTCTCGGCACCGAGGTCCTTTCGCACATGATCGACCTTCCGCTGCTGACGGACAAGGGAGCGGAGGAGGCGTTCTTCTCGAACCAGGAGACGCGTTGGAACGGGCGGCTGCAGCGCGAGCTGACCGAGCGGCTCAGGCTCGGGTTGGAACTGTCCGTCTACCGCAACGAGTTCGCCCGCGACGACGCGACGCCCGCGATGGCCGCGGCCAACGACGCTTTCCTGCGCTCGAGGGGCCTTCGCTCGGGACGGACGGTCTCGCTGACGCCGAGCGTGACCGTCGGACGCCTCGACCGGGACCGCCACCACGTCGTCGGTCACGAGGGCTTCGCGCAGGCCGAGCTGGCCCATCGCGCCTTCGGCTCGGACTTCGGCTTCGCCAAAGGTCTCCTGGGCGCCGCGGGGGGGTGGAGGCCGGCGGAGCGCTGGAACCTCGTCTACCAAGCCCGTCTCGGCAGCAAGACGGGCCGGGAGTTCCAGCATAAGTTCTACCTCGGCGGGCTGGACACCGCCCGGGGCTTCCTGGACAGGCAGTTCCGCGGCGAGCACATGTGGCTGGCCAACCTGGAGGCCCGCCCGACTCTCGTGGACAAGCCGCTGTGGGTGCTGCAGGGCGCGCTGTTCACGGACCTGGCCAAGACCTGGGACGCCCGAAATTTCGGGACGGAAGGCTTCGGCGACCCGATCTTCAGCTACGGGATCGGGGCGCGGGTGATCTTCCCGCGCGTCTACCGGGCGATCCTGCGCCTGGACGCGGCGCGCACCCAGCGGCCGGTCCGGCAGACGGGCGTGAGCCTAGGCCTGCAGCAGTTCTTCTAG
- a CDS encoding patatin-like phospholipase family protein produces MSGRTAFVFAGGGSLGAVQVGMLKALARAGVVPDLVVGASVGAINGAFYAGDPTPAGVERIERIWLGLSRRDVFPFPFVQGCLGLAGRSSHVSDPGRLRSILEPELPCRRLEECSVPCAVVTTDLMDGSERVYREGPAMNLLLASAAIPAVFPPVLHEGRYLGDGGLANNEPVSTAVALGATKVIVLSTGFSCALARPPLGAVATALHALNLLVNRRLVRDLEGAGAGVEVAVVPPLCPVAVTPFDFSATADLIRRAEASTRLWLRQGGQSRRGIPDESIPHSHGIA; encoded by the coding sequence GTGAGCGGGCGGACGGCCTTCGTTTTCGCGGGGGGAGGGAGCCTCGGCGCGGTGCAGGTGGGGATGCTCAAGGCCCTGGCGCGGGCGGGGGTCGTGCCGGACTTGGTGGTGGGAGCGTCGGTCGGCGCGATCAACGGAGCCTTTTACGCCGGCGACCCGACGCCCGCCGGCGTCGAGCGCATCGAGCGCATCTGGCTCGGCCTGTCGCGGCGGGACGTGTTCCCGTTCCCCTTCGTCCAGGGCTGCCTCGGCCTGGCGGGCCGCTCGTCCCATGTCTCGGATCCCGGACGCCTGCGCTCGATCCTGGAGCCTGAGCTGCCGTGCCGCAGGCTCGAGGAGTGCTCCGTGCCCTGCGCGGTCGTGACGACCGATCTCATGGACGGCTCCGAGCGCGTCTACCGGGAAGGCCCGGCGATGAACCTGCTGTTGGCCAGCGCGGCGATCCCGGCCGTCTTCCCGCCGGTCCTTCACGAGGGACGCTATCTCGGCGACGGGGGCTTGGCCAACAATGAGCCCGTCTCGACCGCCGTCGCTCTCGGCGCGACGAAGGTGATCGTGCTCTCGACCGGGTTCTCCTGCGCGCTGGCGCGGCCGCCCCTCGGCGCCGTCGCGACGGCGCTCCACGCTCTTAATCTTCTCGTCAATCGGCGCCTGGTCCGCGACCTGGAAGGAGCGGGGGCCGGCGTCGAGGTGGCCGTGGTGCCGCCACTGTGTCCGGTCGCGGTGACCCCGTTCGATTTTTCGGCGACCGCCGACCTGATCCGCCGGGCCGAAGCCTCGACGCGGCTGTGGCTTCGCCAGGGCGGGCAGTCCCGGCGGGGCATACCGGACGAGTCCATTCCGCACAGCCACGGCATCGCCTAA
- a CDS encoding electron transfer flavoprotein subunit beta/FixA family protein, which produces MALNIVVCVKSTPSTVNVGVDAEGRPKIAGVPTALNPFDEFAVEAAVRLKEGAPGSTATALTVGPDAAAEVLREAIARGVDAGALVTGPEFEGGDSYATSLALSAALKKLHAEKPVSIVLFGKNTSDAGAGVVGTQTAAWLDWASVSAVKKIEAVDDKSVTVLRNMEDGVDTVKLSLPACVSTIKEINEPRLPSLKGKMASKKAVFPKWTAADLGLQPAQVGAAGAGSVVVKAALPPARPAGLKVEGATAAEKAAKLVDILVERKLI; this is translated from the coding sequence ATGGCACTCAACATCGTCGTCTGCGTCAAGAGCACCCCTTCCACCGTCAACGTCGGCGTCGACGCCGAAGGCCGGCCGAAGATCGCCGGCGTCCCGACCGCGCTGAACCCGTTCGACGAGTTCGCCGTCGAGGCCGCCGTCCGCCTCAAGGAGGGCGCGCCCGGCTCGACCGCGACCGCGCTCACCGTCGGCCCCGACGCCGCCGCCGAGGTCCTCCGCGAGGCCATCGCCCGCGGCGTGGACGCCGGCGCGCTCGTCACCGGCCCCGAGTTCGAGGGCGGAGACTCCTACGCGACCAGCCTGGCGCTGTCCGCCGCGCTCAAGAAGCTGCACGCCGAGAAGCCCGTCTCCATCGTCCTCTTCGGAAAGAACACCTCCGACGCGGGCGCCGGCGTCGTCGGCACCCAGACCGCCGCGTGGCTCGACTGGGCCAGCGTCTCGGCCGTCAAGAAGATCGAGGCCGTCGACGACAAGTCCGTCACCGTCCTGCGCAACATGGAGGACGGCGTCGACACCGTGAAGCTCTCGCTTCCCGCCTGCGTCTCCACGATTAAGGAGATCAACGAGCCGCGCCTGCCTTCGCTCAAGGGCAAGATGGCCTCGAAGAAGGCCGTGTTCCCCAAGTGGACGGCGGCCGACCTCGGCCTGCAGCCCGCGCAGGTCGGCGCCGCGGGCGCCGGCTCCGTCGTCGTCAAAGCCGCCCTTCCCCCCGCCCGCCCCGCCGGGCTCAAGGTGGAAGGCGCCACGGCCGCCGAGAAAGCGGCCAAACTCGTCGACATCCTCGTCGAAAGGAAGCTCATCTAA